In one Hymenobacter sp. DG25B genomic region, the following are encoded:
- a CDS encoding HU family DNA-binding protein, which translates to MTKAEVIAEIAEKTGIEKADVSATVEAFFKVVKDSMADGNNIYVRGFGSFVNKKRAKKVARNISKNTSIIIDEHFIPSFKPSKTFIGKIKNSKKIKELAQA; encoded by the coding sequence GTGACTAAAGCAGAAGTAATCGCCGAAATTGCCGAGAAGACTGGCATTGAGAAAGCAGACGTTTCGGCTACCGTAGAAGCCTTCTTCAAAGTAGTGAAGGATTCCATGGCCGATGGCAACAACATCTACGTGCGTGGCTTCGGAAGCTTCGTCAACAAAAAACGGGCGAAAAAAGTAGCCCGCAACATCTCGAAAAACACGTCGATTATCATCGACGAACACTTCATCCCGAGCTTCAAGCCGTCGAAAACCTTCATCGGCAAGATCAAAAACAGCAAGAAGATCAAGGAGCTGGCTCAGGCATAA
- a CDS encoding tetratricopeptide repeat protein → MARTSSSHQLILVLVALVIVGALFMLPKGIVKPKEGKGELAQTAARTANRDNGAAAPSTASVEGAAPVTAGATPEQPHMAATPAQQKELAQLRAKYAAADGTAKSRLAGDLAKQYAAVNKFDSAGYYYEQVAVARPGEQAWKRAADQYFEAFSFAATEERAKQLSAKARELYERVLKNNPDNLDAKTNLGMTYMASENPVQGVVMLREVLATDPRNEKALYNLGVLSLQSNQAEKAVERFRELVKYHPENESGQFYLGVALAQTGNRAEARKVFTEVKKNSTDPALSASVDQELQKLQ, encoded by the coding sequence ATGGCTCGTACTTCCTCTTCGCATCAACTGATTCTGGTCCTCGTCGCTCTGGTGATAGTGGGGGCCTTGTTTATGTTGCCGAAGGGAATTGTGAAGCCCAAAGAAGGCAAAGGCGAGCTGGCGCAAACCGCAGCTCGCACAGCTAACCGCGACAATGGTGCCGCAGCCCCCTCTACAGCTTCTGTAGAAGGGGCTGCGCCCGTTACGGCCGGTGCTACGCCTGAGCAGCCCCACATGGCCGCTACTCCGGCGCAGCAGAAGGAGCTGGCGCAGCTGCGGGCTAAATACGCTGCTGCCGATGGCACCGCAAAATCCCGCCTGGCCGGTGACCTGGCCAAGCAGTATGCCGCCGTCAATAAGTTTGACAGCGCAGGATACTACTACGAGCAGGTAGCCGTGGCCCGCCCCGGTGAGCAAGCCTGGAAACGGGCCGCCGATCAGTACTTCGAAGCGTTCAGCTTCGCGGCTACCGAGGAGCGGGCTAAGCAGCTGAGTGCCAAGGCCCGGGAGCTGTATGAGCGGGTGCTCAAGAACAACCCCGATAACCTGGATGCGAAAACCAACCTGGGGATGACGTACATGGCCAGCGAAAACCCCGTACAGGGTGTTGTAATGCTGCGCGAGGTGCTGGCCACCGACCCCCGCAACGAAAAGGCGCTCTATAATCTGGGTGTGTTGTCGTTGCAAAGCAACCAGGCCGAAAAGGCCGTGGAGCGTTTCCGGGAGCTGGTGAAATATCACCCCGAAAACGAAAGCGGCCAATTTTACCTGGGGGTGGCCCTGGCGCAAACCGGCAACCGTGCCGAAGCCCGCAAGGTGTTCACCGAAGTAAAGAAAAACAGTACCGATCCGGCTTTGTCGGCCTCGGTTGATCAGGAATTGCAGAAGCTGCAATAA
- a CDS encoding ribonuclease E/G has protein sequence MSNELIINSTQDGERIALLQDKRLIEYHFDRNDTNYSVGDIFLGTVKKVMPGLNAAFIDIGYQKDAFLHYGDLGENFPSLTKWVKGVQSQKITVGPLKTFQFDGQLDKVGKIADTVKKGQQMLVQIVKEPISTKGPRLSTDISMAGRYLVLVPFSNTISVSKKIVSRTERERLKRLIASIKPDNFGVIIRTVAEGREVAELDKDMQSMVDNWNQLYQTLRTAKPNDKVLGELGRTSSMLRDMLNESFDAITVDSAPMYEEMRSYLQKIAPDKLGLLKLHNAKVKVFEQHGIEKQLKSLFGKTVTVPGGGYLVIEHTEALHVIDVNSGNKSNQEGDQEATALMINMLAAKEVARQLRLRDMGGIIVVDFIDMKSADSRKKVEDAVKDIMKHDKARFTILPITKFGLLQITRQRVRPAENIVTGEVCPTCGGTGKISASILVTDEIDNSIEDLLVTQNQAGITLYVHPFLHAYYTKGLVSRQMKWYLKYYKWVKIMKDTSLGLTEYRIEDEQGEDIALHSAAAAMSRLQDREIEITD, from the coding sequence TTGAGTAACGAATTAATCATTAATTCTACTCAGGACGGAGAACGGATTGCTCTGCTCCAGGACAAGCGGCTCATCGAATATCATTTCGACCGCAACGACACCAACTATTCCGTTGGTGACATCTTCCTGGGTACGGTCAAGAAAGTTATGCCCGGTCTGAACGCCGCGTTCATTGATATCGGGTATCAAAAGGATGCTTTTCTACACTACGGCGACCTTGGGGAAAATTTTCCCTCGCTTACCAAGTGGGTGAAAGGTGTCCAGTCGCAGAAAATTACCGTCGGCCCCCTGAAAACCTTCCAGTTTGATGGGCAGCTGGACAAAGTCGGCAAGATTGCTGACACCGTGAAAAAGGGCCAGCAAATGCTGGTTCAAATTGTCAAGGAGCCCATTTCCACCAAAGGCCCACGCCTGTCCACGGATATTTCCATGGCCGGTCGCTACCTCGTGCTGGTGCCCTTTTCCAATACCATCAGTGTTTCCAAGAAAATTGTCAGCCGCACGGAGCGGGAGCGTCTCAAGCGTCTCATTGCCTCCATTAAGCCCGATAATTTTGGCGTGATCATCCGCACCGTGGCTGAAGGCCGCGAAGTGGCTGAGCTCGACAAGGATATGCAGAGCATGGTGGATAACTGGAACCAGCTTTACCAGACCCTGCGCACGGCCAAGCCGAACGACAAGGTGCTGGGCGAGCTGGGCCGGACCAGCTCCATGCTGCGCGATATGCTCAACGAGTCGTTCGATGCCATTACCGTGGACTCGGCGCCGATGTATGAGGAGATGCGCAGCTACCTCCAGAAAATTGCCCCCGATAAGCTGGGTCTGCTTAAGCTTCACAACGCCAAAGTAAAGGTGTTTGAGCAGCACGGCATTGAAAAGCAGCTGAAGTCGCTGTTTGGCAAAACCGTGACGGTGCCGGGCGGTGGTTACCTCGTTATTGAGCACACCGAAGCCCTGCACGTTATCGACGTGAACTCGGGCAACAAAAGCAACCAGGAAGGCGACCAGGAGGCTACGGCTCTCATGATCAATATGCTGGCGGCCAAGGAAGTAGCCCGGCAGCTGCGCCTGCGTGATATGGGCGGCATTATCGTGGTCGATTTCATTGATATGAAGTCGGCAGATAGCCGCAAGAAGGTAGAAGACGCGGTGAAGGACATTATGAAGCACGATAAAGCGCGCTTCACTATTCTGCCCATCACCAAGTTTGGCCTGCTCCAGATTACGCGGCAGCGCGTACGCCCCGCCGAGAACATTGTAACCGGTGAGGTGTGCCCCACCTGTGGTGGCACGGGCAAGATTTCCGCTTCTATTCTGGTAACGGATGAAATCGACAACAGCATTGAAGACCTTCTGGTAACTCAAAACCAGGCGGGCATCACGCTGTATGTGCATCCGTTCCTGCACGCCTACTATACTAAAGGCTTGGTAAGCCGGCAGATGAAGTGGTACCTCAAGTACTACAAGTGGGTGAAAATCATGAAGGACACGTCCCTGGGCCTGACGGAATACCGCATCGAAGACGAGCAAGGCGAAGATATTGCCCTACACTCGGCCGCTGCGGCTATGAGCCGCCTGCAGGATCGTGAAATAGAAATTACAGACTAA
- a CDS encoding porin family protein, whose product MKKTFLALFLTAATATAASAQVEIGLKVSPSITYLRADGSANSFEKEKSKLGLGGGLVVDYFFGENYAFSSGLELAGKGGTIRYNDPGTGTSQTAKITAQYLQIPLTMKLFTNDIATDTKLYFQLGGVVGANIGTRINGEKEYKDPGNNNAVFKANKFLLVPDLGVMIGFGTEYQMGQSTKVFAGLHYQRGLPNIDNYYGDERNFSNVVLKNSEFALDLGLKF is encoded by the coding sequence ATGAAAAAGACGTTCCTGGCCCTTTTCCTGACGGCCGCCACCGCTACTGCCGCTTCGGCGCAGGTTGAAATTGGCCTGAAGGTATCCCCTTCCATTACATATCTGCGAGCCGATGGCTCGGCCAATAGCTTCGAGAAAGAAAAATCGAAGCTCGGTTTGGGCGGCGGCCTGGTAGTTGATTATTTCTTTGGCGAAAACTACGCCTTCAGTTCCGGGCTGGAGCTGGCCGGCAAAGGCGGCACCATTCGCTACAACGACCCGGGTACCGGCACCTCGCAGACGGCTAAAATCACGGCCCAGTATCTGCAGATTCCGCTCACCATGAAGCTTTTCACCAACGATATTGCCACCGATACCAAGCTCTATTTCCAGCTGGGCGGCGTGGTCGGCGCCAACATCGGCACCCGGATCAACGGCGAGAAAGAATACAAAGACCCAGGCAATAACAACGCCGTTTTCAAAGCCAATAAATTCCTGCTGGTGCCTGATCTGGGCGTGATGATAGGCTTTGGCACCGAGTACCAGATGGGCCAGAGCACCAAGGTATTCGCCGGCCTGCACTACCAGCGCGGCCTGCCCAACATCGACAACTATTATGGCGATGAGCGCAACTTCAGCAATGTGGTGCTCAAAAATAGTGAGTTTGCCCTGGATCTGGGCCTGAAGTTCTAG
- a CDS encoding gliding motility lipoprotein GldB: MKYNLPHMRPLFHFLPWLCAIGLLAGCSRDTSSCELDPAVARVEAPVQMEDLTRPFFQIKTPADAKRFLAAEPLFATHFLLRRQYPSDDVLAQRLTQLATNEGLQKLGRETEAAFKDTAALRRQLQQAFQHVRFYFPDFRVPPVKTFVSGLSQDVFVNDSLLVLGLDFFVGPKASYRPNVPEYIVRRYTPEHLLPTVMLAVSSKYNRKQLTNQTMLAEMVQFGKALYFAEKMLPCTPDSLLIGYTAKEIEGVQYNEGKVWGHFIEKNLLYNTTPFVIQKYVGERPDVPEIDKTAPGRIGAWVGWQIVRKYMAENAKVTLPQLMANRDAQQILNQSRYRPQKRK; the protein is encoded by the coding sequence GTGAAGTACAATCTCCCCCACATGCGCCCGTTGTTTCACTTTCTGCCGTGGCTGTGTGCCATAGGACTGCTGGCCGGCTGTAGCCGGGATACTTCCTCCTGTGAGCTTGACCCGGCCGTAGCGCGGGTAGAGGCCCCGGTACAGATGGAGGATCTGACGCGCCCGTTCTTCCAGATTAAGACGCCCGCCGACGCCAAACGTTTTCTGGCGGCCGAGCCCCTGTTTGCTACCCATTTCCTGCTGCGCCGCCAATACCCCTCAGACGACGTGCTGGCCCAGCGCCTGACGCAGTTGGCCACCAACGAAGGACTGCAGAAGCTGGGCCGCGAAACAGAAGCCGCCTTTAAGGATACCGCGGCCCTGCGGCGCCAATTGCAGCAGGCCTTCCAGCACGTGCGCTTCTACTTCCCCGATTTCCGGGTGCCGCCCGTCAAGACCTTTGTAAGCGGCCTAAGCCAGGACGTATTCGTGAACGACAGCCTGCTGGTGCTGGGGCTCGACTTTTTTGTGGGCCCCAAGGCCAGCTACCGGCCCAACGTGCCCGAGTACATTGTCCGCCGCTATACGCCGGAGCATTTGTTGCCTACCGTGATGCTGGCCGTATCCAGCAAATACAACCGCAAGCAGCTAACCAACCAAACCATGCTGGCCGAAATGGTCCAGTTTGGCAAGGCGCTGTACTTCGCCGAAAAAATGCTGCCCTGCACCCCCGATTCCCTGCTGATTGGCTACACGGCCAAAGAAATAGAAGGTGTACAGTACAACGAAGGCAAAGTGTGGGGCCATTTCATTGAGAAAAACCTGCTGTACAATACCACGCCCTTCGTGATTCAGAAGTACGTAGGTGAGCGGCCCGACGTACCGGAAATCGACAAGACGGCGCCCGGCCGCATAGGAGCATGGGTTGGCTGGCAGATTGTGCGTAAGTATATGGCTGAAAACGCTAAGGTGACCTTGCCGCAGCTTATGGCCAACCGAGACGCGCAGCAGATCCTTAACCAGTCGCGCTACCGCCCGCAGAAGCGTAAGTAG
- a CDS encoding glycosyltransferase family 4 protein, which produces MHILVFSQYHTNPDCPATSRHYSLLAHIARYHRVTLITTRTWEQQRLTQEFPWLPEGVEMRAADIPYHNRMGPARRVLAFGQYVAYAYREGLKVDKPDVIWGISTPLTAAWVAARVARRRRVPWVFEVQDLWPSFPIAMGAVPAGWARQRLFALEKSLYQSAAHVLPLSPDMTRYVTDLGIPAAKVTTVLNGTDLDLAARATDAAVAALRQEYRLEGKQVVLYAGTFGRANDIPTLVAAAEELAAQNPDMCWLFMGLGYHEPLIREAAARCPAIRLVPPQPRHAVFTWFRLAAVSVVSFLEMPVLDANSPAKFYDSLAVGTPVIVTNQGWTKAFVEQHGAGWFVPAGQPDALATKLLELLAQPEKLQTAGQRGKQAARQLFDRQQIAHTVKQVLEKAATLR; this is translated from the coding sequence ATGCACATCCTCGTTTTCAGCCAGTACCACACCAATCCCGACTGCCCGGCCACGAGCCGGCATTACTCCCTGCTGGCGCATATTGCCCGGTACCACCGCGTTACGCTCATTACCACCCGCACCTGGGAGCAACAGCGCCTGACGCAGGAGTTTCCGTGGCTACCGGAAGGCGTAGAGATGCGCGCCGCCGATATACCGTACCATAACCGCATGGGGCCGGCGCGGCGGGTACTGGCGTTTGGGCAGTACGTAGCCTACGCCTATCGGGAAGGGCTGAAAGTAGATAAGCCGGATGTTATCTGGGGCATTTCCACGCCGCTCACGGCCGCCTGGGTGGCGGCCCGGGTAGCGCGCCGGCGCCGGGTGCCGTGGGTATTTGAGGTGCAGGATTTGTGGCCATCTTTCCCCATTGCTATGGGGGCCGTACCTGCCGGCTGGGCCCGGCAACGGCTGTTTGCGCTGGAGAAAAGCCTGTACCAGAGCGCCGCCCATGTTCTGCCCCTCTCGCCGGATATGACGCGCTACGTTACCGATCTGGGAATACCGGCCGCCAAGGTAACTACCGTTCTCAATGGCACCGATCTGGACCTGGCTGCCCGCGCTACAGATGCAGCAGTGGCTGCGCTGCGCCAGGAGTATAGGTTGGAAGGCAAGCAGGTAGTGTTGTATGCCGGCACGTTTGGCCGAGCCAATGACATCCCGACCCTGGTAGCTGCCGCCGAGGAACTGGCGGCGCAGAATCCGGACATGTGCTGGCTGTTTATGGGCCTTGGCTACCACGAGCCGCTGATCCGGGAGGCAGCGGCGCGTTGCCCCGCTATTCGGCTGGTGCCGCCGCAGCCAAGGCATGCGGTATTCACGTGGTTTCGGTTGGCGGCAGTATCAGTAGTTTCGTTTCTGGAGATGCCTGTACTGGATGCCAATTCCCCCGCTAAATTCTACGACAGCCTCGCGGTAGGCACCCCGGTAATTGTAACCAACCAGGGCTGGACCAAGGCATTTGTAGAGCAGCACGGAGCCGGTTGGTTTGTACCGGCCGGGCAGCCTGATGCCCTGGCTACCAAGCTGCTGGAACTGCTTGCGCAGCCAGAAAAACTGCAGACAGCCGGCCAACGTGGTAAGCAGGCAGCCCGGCAATTATTTGACCGCCAGC